In Chitinibacter sp. FCG-7, the genomic stretch CGTGGCGTCGTCATCCAGCATTTCGGTGCGCAATTTCAGCCGGGTAATCGGCGTGCGCAAATCGTGGCTAATCGCAGTAAACAGTTTTTCGCGGTCTTCCAGATAGCGCACAATGCGCTCGCGCATGGCGGCAAAGGCTTGCGCGGTGCGGACAAACTCGACGCTGCCGGTTTCTGGCAACACCGGAGATTCGCCCTTGCCAAAGGCTTCGGCAGCATTCGATAGCGCGGCCAGCGGGCCGGTAATCCAGCGCGCCACCACCCAGCTGAGCAGCAAGACGGTGAGCAAGGTGACAAATTGCAGCAGCCAGCGCTCGGGCGGCAAGGGATTGCTGTTTTCCAGAAAAAACGGGTCGGGCATCAGCGTGGCCAGATACAGCCATTGCCCTGGCTCGAGTTGCGCCTGAATCACCAATACGGGCGCGGGGCGCGGCTTGATCAGCAGCGTGTTTTTGATCCAGTGATCGGGCAGCTCGGCAATCAGGGTGCCATCATTATTGACCGCCAGCTTGTCAGGCCAAGCAAAGCTGACGCGTACAGCATGCAGCTGCGGCAGTTTACTGGAAATATCCTGATGTATTGCCTCCAAAACCACATTGGACAAGGGCTCTGGCTCTATACCCTCCAGCTCAACCAGATCACTATTGGCGCTGATGAAAAAACGTGTCCCGCCGATTTCGCGGATCTGCTCGATCACCAGCTGGCGGTAATTGAGCGGCAGGCTGTGAAAATAGCGGATCGCGCTCACCGCGCCCGACGACAGATGCAATGAAGCCTGCCGCACTTCCTGCTCGGATTTACCCTTGAGATAAGTAGCCCAGATCAGATTACCCAGCAGCTGCGACGCCAATACCCCCAGCGCCATCACCAGCAGAAAGCGGGCCAGCAGGCTGGCTGGCAACAAGCGCTCCACCCAGTTGGGCGCGCGGCGGCCAACCCAGCGGCCTATCCAGCGACCGATCTTGCGATCAGACAAAAGGGCGGGCTGCTCATTGCCCTCAGTGCGCCAGCGCGCCGTGCTGGGGCTGGCCAGCTCCTGCCCGGCTTCGATCATCGCCGCCGTAATGCGCGGTTCAGACATTGCTCAGGCTCACCTCGGCCGACAGCACATAGCCTGCGCCACGCACCGTTTTAATCAGGCTGGGCTGCTTGCCGTCATCCGACAGGCGCTGGCGCAAACGGCTGACCTGCACATCGAGCGAGCGATCCAGCGGGCCAATGTCGCGGCCGCGCGTTTCTTCGGCCAGCTGGCTGCGATCCAGAATCTGCCCGGGATGCTCGAGAAAGAATTTCAGCAGCTGGAAATCCAGCCCGGTCAGCTTGACCGAATCGCCGCTGGGCGAATGCAAAGTGCGTTCAACCGTATCGAGCGTAAAGCCGACAAAGCGGTAATAGCGCCCGCCCGTGTGGGCATTATCCAGCCCGGCGCGGCGGTGGATGGCCTTGATGCGGGCGAGCAATTCGCGCGGGTTGTAGGGTTTGGCGATGTAGTCATCGGCGCCCAGCTCCAGCCCGACAATACGGTCGGTGTCATCCGAGCTGGCTGTGAGCATAATAATCGGTACATTGCATTGCTTGCGCACGGCCTGACACAGTACAAAGCCGTCGGTATCGGGCAGCATCACGTCCAGAATCACCAGGCTGAGCTCGTCGCGGCAGCGCTCGAATTCTTGATGAAAGCTCTCGCCATCGTGCGCGAGGCGCACTTCGTACTGATTGCGCTCCAGATACGCCTTGAGCAGCATGCGCGTTTTTTGGTCATCATCGACGATCAGGATTTTTCGCGTCATTCCATATTTCCTTCTTGTATATTCAGAGCCCGCACCATGGCCGACATGCGCTGCTGGTAATCGGCCACGCTGATCCTGTCGTCCAGGTAGAACTTCTGGATTTGCGCCACGATGGCGTCTTTGAATTTTTCGTCGGTGGCCATGCGGTGTACCAGGCTGGGCGCCTGCACCACTTTGCCACGGTTAAATGTCTGCCAGGAGCTGGCGGCACAACGATCGAGCGCGGCAATGGCTTTGGGGTCCAGATCACGGCGCACCGGCACCGAGCCTTTAATGCGGTTATAGCCCTGCTGCACCGGCATGGACACCATCAGTTGCGCCACCTTTTCCTGCACGGTTTGCTGCGAATAATCGCCGCTGAACATCACAAAGCTATCAATGCTGTACAGATGATATTGCTGGGTATTGGGCACGGTGGTGCAAGCAAAATCGGTGTCGAGCTTTTGGCCCATACTCAGCAATTCACCTTTGAACCAGTCACCCATAATCACCATGCCAATTTGTCCGGCGGCAAACTGCTGGGCCACGTCGGTCCACGATTGCTCGCGTGGCAATTTGCCAGCACCCACATGCGTATAGGTGCGCATCTGGCGCAAGCGATTCAGAGCGCGGGCAAAGCGCGCATCCAGATAGGCGGTGGCGCTGCGCTCGACAAAGACATCGCGGTAAAAAGTGGGCCCGCCTTCCATCAGCACCAGCGTTTCAAACAGTGTGGCCACCTGCCAGGCCTCGCTGCTTTGCCCCAGCGGAATAATATTGGCCGCGGCCAGCCGCAGCGCTGCGCGTTTGAAATCATCCATGCTGCGCGGCTCGGGCAAACCGAGCTGGCGAAACAGGCGAACGTTGTAATACAGATTATTGATCCGGTGCAGCCCCAGCGGTGCCGCCACCGTGTGTTCGCGGTGCATCAGCAAATTGCTGACCGTGGGCGAGAGCGATTTGTGCCAGCCATGGGTTTTGGCCACCTGATCAAGCTCCAGAATCAGCCCCAGATC encodes the following:
- a CDS encoding response regulator → MTRKILIVDDDQKTRMLLKAYLERNQYEVRLAHDGESFHQEFERCRDELSLVILDVMLPDTDGFVLCQAVRKQCNVPIIMLTASSDDTDRIVGLELGADDYIAKPYNPRELLARIKAIHRRAGLDNAHTGGRYYRFVGFTLDTVERTLHSPSGDSVKLTGLDFQLLKFFLEHPGQILDRSQLAEETRGRDIGPLDRSLDVQVSRLRQRLSDDGKQPSLIKTVRGAGYVLSAEVSLSNV
- a CDS encoding ABC transporter substrate-binding protein, whose protein sequence is MFEYKAKISVLGLLFCANACASESVDVLHWWTSASERGATRFLQSKLLEEKIEWRDAAIPGGGGIGAMRVLKSRVLAGKQPAVAQLIGPAIAEWADLGLILELDQVAKTHGWHKSLSPTVSNLLMHREHTVAAPLGLHRINNLYYNVRLFRQLGLPEPRSMDDFKRAALRLAAANIIPLGQSSEAWQVATLFETLVLMEGGPTFYRDVFVERSATAYLDARFARALNRLRQMRTYTHVGAGKLPREQSWTDVAQQFAAGQIGMVIMGDWFKGELLSMGQKLDTDFACTTVPNTQQYHLYSIDSFVMFSGDYSQQTVQEKVAQLMVSMPVQQGYNRIKGSVPVRRDLDPKAIAALDRCAASSWQTFNRGKVVQAPSLVHRMATDEKFKDAIVAQIQKFYLDDRISVADYQQRMSAMVRALNIQEGNME
- a CDS encoding ATP-binding protein, which codes for MSEPRITAAMIEAGQELASPSTARWRTEGNEQPALLSDRKIGRWIGRWVGRRAPNWVERLLPASLLARFLLVMALGVLASQLLGNLIWATYLKGKSEQEVRQASLHLSSGAVSAIRYFHSLPLNYRQLVIEQIREIGGTRFFISANSDLVELEGIEPEPLSNVVLEAIHQDISSKLPQLHAVRVSFAWPDKLAVNNDGTLIAELPDHWIKNTLLIKPRPAPVLVIQAQLEPGQWLYLATLMPDPFFLENSNPLPPERWLLQFVTLLTVLLLSWVVARWITGPLAALSNAAEAFGKGESPVLPETGSVEFVRTAQAFAAMRERIVRYLEDREKLFTAISHDLRTPITRLKLRTEMLDDDATRAEFHEDLDELDMMVKGALQSVRDSDIHENHTAISLDAMLGRMVRDARLAGHEVAFTRCGLRVKGKPLALKRAIGNLLDNALFYGQSAEISVFEGVGKCVIIIRDHGPGVPEEALHTLFDPYVRLEHGRHSNSHGHGLGLGIARNIIQAHGGELVLSNHHEGGLQAMIMLPAD